A stretch of the Dioscorea cayenensis subsp. rotundata cultivar TDr96_F1 chromosome 4, TDr96_F1_v2_PseudoChromosome.rev07_lg8_w22 25.fasta, whole genome shotgun sequence genome encodes the following:
- the LOC120258019 gene encoding protein indeterminate-domain 7-like: MIIKGLVEEENVNNMANMSTSDPQPITQSAPAAKKKRNLPGNPDPTAEVIALSPKTLMATNRFICEICNKGFQRDQNLQLHRRGHNLPWKLKQRPNKEVKKKVYICPEISCVHHDPSRALGDLTGIKKHFSRKHGEKKWKCEKCSKKYAVHSDWKAHSKICGTKEYRCDCGTPFSRRDSFITHRAFCDALAEESARSGINNNHHQQQQQHQLLLLSQPAASSSSTLEITTNQFHGIQELNPWSLMNHIEMISASAASPSPSPSPHLSATALLQKAAQMGATMSSTRTQSQMASLSSSSSIGGGGEKVVNNGGDGMTRDFLGLRAISMHSDMLSLSGLDSCMNSSYQNV; encoded by the exons ATGATCATCAAAGGTTTGGTAGAAGAGGAGAACGTTAACAACATGGCAAACATGTCAACAAGTGATCCTCAACCAATTACTCAAAGTGCTCCAGCTgccaagaagaagagaaaccTCCCAGGAAATCCAG ACCCTACTGCTGAAGTGATCGCTCTTTCACCAAAGACTCTAATGGCGACAAACCGGTTCATATGTGAGATCTGCAATAAAGGCTTTCAGAGAGATCAAAACCTTCAACTCCACAGAAGAGGCCACAACCTACCATGGAAGTTAAAGCAAAGACCTAACAaagaggtgaagaagaaggtgtATATATGCCCGGAGATCTCATGTGTTCACCATGATCCTTCCCGAGCTCTTGGTGATCTCACCGGAATCAAGAAACACTTCAGCAGAAAACATGGTGAGAAGAAATGGAAGTGCGAAAAGTGCTCCAAGAAATATGCAGTTCATTCAGATTGGAAAGCTCACTCGAAGATTTGTGGCACCAAAGAGTATAGATGTGATTGTGGCACTCCTTTCTCGag GAGAGATAGTTTTATAACACATAGAGCATTTTGTGATGCATTGGCTGAAGAGAGTGCAAGATCAGGgattaataataatcatcatcaacaacaacaacagcatcaACTTCTTCTTCTATCTCAACCAGctgcatcttcatcatcaacactAGAGATAACAACTAATCAGTTTCATGGGATTCAAGAACTAAATCCATGGTCATTAATGAATCATATAGAGATGATATCTGCTTCTGCAGCTtcaccttctccttctccttctccacacTTGTCTGCAACTGCATTGCTACAAAAAGCAGCTCAAATGGGTGCAACAATGAGCAGTACTAGAACTCAAAGCCAAATGGCATCtctatcttcttcatcatccattggaggaggaggagaaaagGTTGTAAACAATGGAGGTGATGGCATGACAAGAGACTTCTTGGGATTGAGAGCCATCTCTATGCACAGTGATATGCTCAGCTTGTCAGGGTTAGACTCATGCATGAACTCATCTTATCAGAATGTTTGA
- the LOC120258246 gene encoding uncharacterized protein LOC120258246, whose product MPSWQAVSSTRHAPSGQFMSMHQSLGLQLAQLSRDASAAGAARRINTQRKNVEIESVAAGKAENQQVVKKYFRLELQEKEQEDIDEDIASKALENGFIAVTPLHVSVLAEPDIQASTADWITSALN is encoded by the exons ATGCCTAGTTGGCAAGCGGTATCATCAACCAGGCATGCGCCTTCGGGACAATTCATGTCTATGCACCAAAGCCTTGGCCTTCAACTTGCACAGCTCAGCCGAGATGCCTCTGCTGCA GGTGCAGCACGCCGCATAAACACTCAGAGAAAGAATGTAGAAATAGAGTCCGTCGCAGCAGGGAAAGCAGAGAATCAACAAGTGGTAAAGAAGTACTTCCGATTGGAG CTTCAGGAGAAGGAACAAGAAGATATAGATGAAGACATTGCTTCCAAGGCTCTAGAAAATGGATTT ATTGCTGTAACTCCTCTACATGTCAGTGTACTCGCCGAGCCTGACATTCAAGCCTCAACAGCAGATTGGATTACCTCCGCTCTCAACTGA
- the LOC120258597 gene encoding probable phospholipid-transporting ATPase 4 codes for MARSTRRLRDRLWWSKLYTFSCTRPAVSIDPHSVDGPGYARIVYCNKPEAHRRRPVKYQSNYTSTTKYNIITFLPKAIFEQFRRVANLYFLLAAALSLTPVAPFSAVSMIAPLAFVIGLSMAKEAVEDWQRFIQDMKVNTRKVIVHKGNGKFGHKHWLKVRVGDVVKVEKDQFFFPADLVLLSSCYEDGICYVETMNLDGETNLKVKRSLEATMILDEDEAFKDFSAVIRCEDPNPLLYTFVGNLEYQKEVFALEPNNILLRDSKLRNTAYVYGVVVFTGHDTKVMQNATKSPSKRSGIERRMDCIIYVLFTALVLISLISSSSFAQKTKYEMPHWWYLQPKRTTNLYDPSRPLLSGLFHLITALILYGYLIPISLYVSIEVVKVLQALFIKQDIQMFDEETGKTADARTSNLNEELGQVDTILSDKTGTLTCNQMDFLKCSIAGVHYGVGSSEVEIAAAKQMAIEDSTLASSDYPDDINDGFFGSTEIKLESVACENENSKKPKIKGFSFRDDRLMEGNWMKEPNSKYHLKFSLPLLSSQFQADKVTGGFTYEAESPDEGTFLVAAREFGFEFCKRTQSSVFIRERYPNFSTTIEREYKVLNLLEFSSKRKRMSVIVQDDSGNILLLCKGAESIIFDRLSRNGGMYEYETSMHLKDYGESGLRTLALAYRKLEPTEYNAWKTELLNAKTSIGPDRETQLEHVSDMIERELILVGATAVEDKLQKGVPQCIDKLAQAGLKIWVLTGDKMETAINIGYACSLLRQCMKQISISTMSNEFPSQDAKKAIKDDILLQISNASQMIKLDKDPHAAFALIIDGRALSYALEDDLKHHFLNLAIDCASVICCRVSPRQKALVTKLVKEGTGKTTLAIGDGANDVGMIQAADIGVGISGVEGMQAVMASDFSIAQFRFLETLLLVHGHWCYKRIAKMICYFIYKNIAFGFTLFYFEAFTAFSGQSIYEDWYMLLFNVVLTSLPVIALGVFEQDVPSEVFSQFPALYQQGPNNLFFDWKRILGWMLNGVYASIIIFIININNIGGNQAFRESGQTPDLTAVGTTMFTCIIWSVNIQIALTMSNFTWIQHLFIWGSIIAWYMFLSIYGAFSPLISGNAFLILREVLGPAPAYWLVTLVVTVACNLPYMVHNSYQRLLYPLDHHVIQEIKHFKKDVEDQRMWTREKSKARQCTKIGFSARVEERIRIIKRAGCIGKPGTFSTQLVRSPPSPPPS; via the exons atggCAAGGTCTACAAGAAGGCTACGTGATCGTCTATGGTGGTCTAAACTCTACACCTTCAGCTGCACAAGGCCAGCCGTCTCCATTGATCCACATTCTGTCGACGGTCCCGGCTACGCCCGCATTGTCTATTGCAACAAACCAGAAGCTCACCGCCGGCGTCCGGTCAAGTACCAATCCAACTACACATCCACAACAAAGTACAACATCATCACCTTCCTCCCAAAGGCTATTTTCGAACAATTCCGGCGAGTTGCCAACCTCTACTTCCTTCTCGCCGCCGCCCTCTCCCTCACACCGGTGGCTCCTTTCTCCGCCGTAAGCATGATAGCACCTCTGGCCTTTGTTATTGGACTTAGCATGGCCAAAGAAGCTGTAGAGGATTGGCAAAGGTTCATTCAAGATATGAAGGTGAACACTAGGAAGGTCATTGTTCATAAAGGCAATGGAAAATTTGGACATAAGCATTGGCTTAAGGTACGTGTAGGTGATGTTGTTAAGGTTGAGAAGGATCAGTTCTTCTTTCCTGCCGATCTTGTTCTCCTTTCTTCTTGCTATGAAGACGGTATATGTTATGTCGAAACTATGAATCTCGACGGTGAAACTAATCTAAAGGTGAAACGATCGTTGGAAGCGACGATGAtcttggatgaagatgaagctTTCAAGGATTTTTCTGCTGTGATTCGATGCGAAGACCCGAATCCTTTGCTTTATACATTTGTTGGTAATTTAGAGTACCAGAAGGAAGTGTTTGCATTGGAGCCAAACAATATACTTCTTAGAGATTCAAAGTTGAGGAACACTGCTTATGTTTATGGAGTTGTTGTGTTCACTGGGCATGATACTAAAGTGATGCAAAATGCAACAAAGTCTCCTTCAAAGAGGAGTGGGATTGAGAGAAGAATGGATTGTATAATCTATGTGCTTTTCACTGCTCTTGTTCTTATCTCTTTGATTAGTTCTTCTAGTTTTGCTCAGAAGACAAAGTATGAGATGCCTCACTGGTGGTACTTGCAACCTAAGAGAACAACCAATTTGTATGATCCTTCAAGGCCTTTGCTCTCAGGGCTCTTCCATTTGATCACAGCTTTGATTCTTTATGGCTATTTGATCCCAATTTCACTCTATGTTTCTATTGAGGTTGTTAAAGTTCTTCAAGCCTTGTTTATCAAACAGGACATTCAGATGTTTGATGAAGAGACTGGCAAGACAGCTGATGCAAGGACTTCTAATTTGAATGAAGAGCTTGGACAAGTTGATACAATTCTTTCTGATAAGACTGGAACTCTGACTTGCAATCAAATGGATTTCTTGAAGTGTTCCATTGCTGGTGTTCATTATGGTGTGGGATCAAGTGAGGTGGAGATTGCAGCTGCAAAGCAGATGGCAATTGAGGACTCCACTTTAGCTTCTTCAGATTACCCTGATGATATCAATGACGGCTTCTTTGGCTCGACGGAGATCAAATTAGAGAGTGTTGCTTGTGAGAATGAAAACTCGAAGAAGCCGAAAATTAAAGGTTTTAGCTTCAGGGATGATAGGCTCATGGAAGGAAATTGGATGAAGGAACCAAACTCAAAATACCATTTGAAGTTTTCATTACCTCTTTTGTCATCGCAGTTCCAGGCAGATAAGGTGACCGGAGGTTTTACATATGAAGCAGAGTCTCCTGATGAAGGCACATTTCTTGTTGCTGCAAGAGAGTTCGGGTTTGAATTCTGTAAAAGAACTCAGTCCAGTGTTTTCATCAGAGAAAGATATCCTAATTTCTCTACTACAATCGAAAG GGAGTACAAGGTTCTGAATCTTTTGGAATTCAGcagcaaaagaaagagaatgtcAGTGATTGTTCAGGATGATTCAGGGAACATTCTTCTTCTTTGCAAAGGTGCAGAAAG CATTATATTTGATAGATTGTCGAGGAATGGTGGAATGTATGAATACGAAACAAGTATGCATTTGAAAGATTACGGTGAATCTGGGTTGAGAACTCTGGCTCTAGCCTATCGGAAACTTGAACCCACAGAGTACAATGCCTGGAAGACAGAACTCCTAAATGCAAAGACTAGCATCGGGCCGGACAGAGAAACTCAGCTCGAACACGTCTCTGATATGATTGAAAGGGAGTTGATCCTTGTTGGTGCTACTGCTGTTGAAGATAAATTACAGAAAGGA GTTCCTCAATGTATTGACAAACTTGCACAAGCTGGTCTAAAGATTTGGGTGCTTACTGGTGATAAGATGGAGACTGCAATAAACATTGG ATATGCTTGCAGTTTACTCAGGCAATGCATGAAACAGATATCGATATCGACAATGAGCAATGAATTTCCAAGCCAAGATGCTAAGAAG GCAATTAAGGATGACATTCTCCTGCAAATATCAAATGCATCTCAAATGATCAAACTGGACAAAGATCCACATGCTGCATTTGCTCTCATTATTGATGGCAGAGCTTTGAGCTATGCTTTGGAGGATGATTTGAAGCATCACTTCTTGAATCTCGCTATCGATTGCGCATCGGTTATTTGCTGCCGCGTCTCTCCCAGACAGAAAGCACTG GTGACCAAATTGGTGAAGGAGGGAACAGGAAAGACGACATTAGCTATCGGCGATGGTGCAAATGATGTAGGAATGATTCAAGCTGCCGATATCGGTGTCGGTATAAGCGGAGTCGAAGGAATGCAAGCAGTGATGGCAAGTGACTTCTCAATAGCACAATTCCGATTTCTCGAGACACTTCTCCTTGTCCATGGCCACTGGTGCTACAAAAGGATTGCAAAGATG ATATGCTATTTCATATACAAGAACATTGCTTTTGGATTCACACTGTTCTACTTTGAAGCATTCACTGCATTTTCTGGGCAATCAATATATGAAGACTGGTACATGCTTCTCTTCAATGTGGTTCTCACTTCTCTTCCAGTCATTGCTCTTGGTGTCTTTGAGCAAGATGTCCCTTCTGAAGTCTTCTCTCAG TTCCCGGCATTATACCAGCAAGGTCCGAACAACCTCTTCTTCGACTGGAAAAGAATCCTGGGTTGGATGCTCAATGGCGTCTACGCATCCattatcattttcatcatcaacatcaacaacattgGTGGCAATCAAGCCTTCCGTGAGAGTGGCCAAACTCCGGACCTCACCGCGGTCGGCACAACCATGTTCACCTGCATAATTTGGTCTGTGAACATCCAAATTGCACTCACCATGTCCAACTTCACCTGGATACAACACCTCTTTATCTGGGGCAGCATCATTGCATGGTACATGTTCCTTTCAATCTACGGCGCATTTTCGCCTTTAATCTCCGGCAATGCATTCCTGATTCTCCGGGAAGTGCTCGGTCCGGCACCGGCTTACTGGTTGGTGACACTAGTAGTGACAGTGGCATGTAATTTGCCATACATGGTGCATAATTCATATCAGAGATTGTTGTATCCTTTGGATCATCATGTGATACAAGAGATTAAACATTTCAAGAAGGATGTGGAAGATCAGAGGATGTGGACTAGAGAAAAGTCGAAAGCTCGGCAGTGCACGAAAATCGGGTTTTCGGCAAGAGTTGAGGAAAGAATTAGGATTATCAAGAGAGCTGGTTGCATTGGAAAGCCTGGAACTTTCAGCACTCAGCTTGTTcgttctcctccttctcctcctccttcatgA